In Fluviicola taffensis DSM 16823, the following are encoded in one genomic region:
- a CDS encoding 3-oxoadipyl-CoA thiolase: MTIKDAYIVAGVRTAIGNFGGTLSPVRADDLGAHVLAELLKKVPNLDAHAIEDVILGCANQAGEDNRNVARMALLLAGYPISVGGETLNRLCASGMSAAVNAARAIQVGAGDIYVAGGVEHMTRGPWVMSKASSPFGRDQQLYDSSFGWRFINPKMEELYGTDAMGMTAENLAELHNISREDQDKFAAWSQEKAAKAQQAGILAEEIVGLSIPRKKQDPLVFDKDEFMRPETNLATLGALRAAFKKDGSVTAGNASGLNDGAAALLLASDQGLKTHNMKPIARIVSAGISGVEPRIMGIGPVEASRKALERAGLTLDQMDVLELNEAFAAQVLACTRTMGIDDNDSRINPNGGAIALGHPLGMSGSRILLAAANQLQRTGGKYALVTMCIGVGQGYATIIERV; this comes from the coding sequence ATGACAATCAAGGACGCATATATAGTGGCTGGGGTAAGAACAGCAATTGGAAATTTTGGAGGAACGCTTTCACCTGTTAGAGCAGATGATTTAGGAGCGCATGTTTTGGCAGAATTGTTGAAAAAAGTTCCAAACTTGGATGCACATGCAATCGAAGATGTCATTCTCGGGTGTGCAAATCAAGCTGGAGAAGATAACAGAAATGTAGCTCGTATGGCGTTACTTTTAGCTGGATATCCAATCTCAGTTGGTGGTGAAACTTTGAATCGCTTGTGTGCATCAGGAATGTCTGCAGCTGTAAATGCTGCAAGAGCCATTCAGGTGGGAGCAGGAGATATTTATGTTGCTGGTGGAGTGGAGCACATGACGCGTGGGCCATGGGTGATGTCGAAAGCTTCATCACCGTTTGGAAGAGATCAGCAATTGTATGATTCTTCTTTCGGATGGCGTTTCATCAATCCTAAAATGGAAGAACTTTATGGAACAGATGCGATGGGTATGACAGCTGAAAATTTGGCTGAACTGCATAATATCTCTCGTGAAGATCAGGATAAATTTGCGGCTTGGTCGCAAGAAAAAGCAGCTAAAGCTCAACAAGCAGGTATTTTAGCGGAAGAAATAGTTGGATTGTCAATTCCTCGTAAGAAACAAGATCCACTGGTTTTTGATAAAGATGAATTCATGAGACCAGAAACTAATTTAGCTACTTTGGGAGCATTGAGAGCTGCCTTTAAAAAGGATGGTTCCGTTACAGCAGGTAACGCTTCTGGTTTAAATGATGGAGCTGCAGCGTTATTATTAGCCTCGGATCAAGGATTGAAAACGCATAACATGAAACCAATTGCTCGAATCGTTTCAGCTGGAATTTCTGGAGTTGAACCCCGTATTATGGGAATTGGGCCTGTTGAAGCTTCTAGAAAAGCATTGGAAAGAGCGGGATTGACATTAGATCAAATGGATGTCTTGGAATTGAATGAAGCATTTGCTGCTCAAGTTTTAGCATGTACTCGAACAATGGGAATTGATGATAACGATTCAAGAATCAATCCAAATGGTGGAGCAATAGCACTTGGACATCCACTTGGAATGTCTGGCTCACGTATTTTATTGGCAGCAGCAAATCAATTGCAAAGAACTGGCGGAAAATATGCATTGGTAACGATGTGTATTGGCGTTGGACAAGGTTATGCTACTATAATAGAACGTGTTTAA
- a CDS encoding T9SS type A sorting domain-containing protein: protein MGILKYILTFLVLSSSVHGFSQIAFRRVFGGNGYDKAEGIAQLPDSSYIITGSSSSFEDAPSQAFLLKLNKQGFHVWSKEYGGAEFEEGRRVLFVPNYGYYIIGTSSSNGSGGFDGYVVFTDLAGNKQWEKWYDNGGWERFHDAILLSDTSIVMMGETDANQEQSPDQYLVRIDKAGAVIWNYQMGGVGVDYFQKGVLVTDTTFSVVGTGYLADSLKSKAFVGLFHKDGTLIWDTLAGSNGTYLLNDVQLVSNQLKCVGENIKTGRTDQDYYFLFLTSQGDFVQQEDIIDDYSNRYVGFVNYTALPSNKYFLTSQSNNPQYSFPVGEDFTITRFAAAFYWDGYGVNQYNATGQDQANHIIQTNDGFAVVVGYHSDPGFSTGGSSMFVVKLGNDNNFPAGGQPTIYSILKVEDLENNSTISIYPNPFTESIQIDSENVVEYMEVLDLTGKQIYVSSSQITSINTSDWEKGTYIIRCQSNGAWYTSKLLKF, encoded by the coding sequence ATGGGCATTCTAAAATATATTTTGACCTTTTTGGTTCTTAGTTCATCCGTACACGGATTTTCTCAAATCGCTTTTCGACGTGTTTTTGGTGGAAATGGGTATGATAAGGCTGAAGGAATAGCACAACTTCCAGATAGTAGTTACATTATCACGGGTTCTTCTTCTAGTTTTGAAGATGCTCCCTCACAAGCTTTTTTATTGAAACTGAATAAACAAGGTTTTCATGTTTGGTCAAAAGAATACGGAGGTGCTGAGTTTGAGGAAGGGCGAAGAGTACTTTTCGTTCCCAATTATGGATATTACATTATTGGAACATCTTCGAGTAATGGAAGTGGAGGTTTTGATGGATATGTCGTTTTTACCGATTTAGCTGGAAATAAGCAATGGGAAAAATGGTATGACAACGGAGGTTGGGAACGATTTCATGATGCTATTTTATTATCAGATACAAGTATTGTGATGATGGGCGAAACGGATGCGAATCAGGAACAAAGCCCCGATCAATATTTGGTTCGTATAGATAAGGCTGGAGCCGTTATTTGGAATTATCAAATGGGAGGAGTAGGGGTTGATTATTTCCAGAAAGGAGTTCTCGTGACAGATACTACTTTTTCAGTAGTTGGGACTGGCTATTTAGCGGATTCACTCAAATCAAAAGCTTTTGTTGGTCTTTTTCACAAAGACGGCACGTTGATTTGGGATACATTAGCAGGGAGTAATGGAACGTATCTTTTGAACGATGTACAGTTAGTTTCGAATCAGCTCAAATGCGTTGGTGAGAATATAAAAACGGGGAGGACTGATCAGGATTATTATTTTCTTTTCTTGACGTCACAAGGTGATTTTGTTCAACAAGAAGATATAATAGATGATTATTCGAATAGGTATGTCGGCTTTGTGAATTATACCGCTCTTCCGAGTAATAAGTATTTTCTAACAAGTCAATCAAATAATCCGCAATATTCTTTCCCTGTAGGGGAGGATTTTACCATTACCCGATTTGCAGCTGCATTTTATTGGGATGGATACGGAGTGAATCAGTATAATGCTACTGGCCAAGATCAAGCGAATCATATTATTCAAACAAATGATGGCTTTGCAGTGGTTGTAGGGTATCATTCTGATCCTGGTTTTAGTACCGGTGGAAGCTCTATGTTTGTTGTGAAACTTGGAAATGACAATAATTTTCCTGCAGGAGGGCAGCCAACTATTTATAGCATTTTGAAAGTAGAAGATTTGGAGAACAATTCAACGATTTCTATTTATCCGAATCCATTTACAGAGTCCATTCAAATAGATTCAGAAAATGTTGTTGAATACATGGAGGTTTTGGATTTAACAGGAAAACAGATTTACGTATCTTCTTCTCAAATCACTTCCATTAATACAAGTGATTGGGAAAAAGGAACATATATTATTCGTTGTCAATCAAACGGAGCTTGGTATACGAGTAAGTTACTGAAGTTTTGA